The nucleotide sequence ACCGTCGTCGTGCGCCCGAGGAGCGTCCACTTGACGCCGGCAAGCGCATCCGTCACGTTGACCGCCTCGCTCATCTCCAAGAGGATCGTGCCGTAGGCGGGACGGAAAAGGTCTTCGAACTTGATCGCGCCGGGCGCCGCTTTGAAACCAAGACCGTTGCCTAGGCACATCTTCGTCAGAGCGGCCGCGATGCCGCCCCTGCCGACGCTCGACGCCGAGAACACGCGGCGGCTCTGCATCAGTGCGTGCACGCGCTCATAGTTGCGCCGCAGGTTGGCAAAAACAGGCAGGTCGTTCGCATCGATCGGCACCTCGATGGCATATACCTTGCTGTTCGCGTACTTGAATTCGGCGGAAATCGCCTCGCTCGCTTTCATGACGTTGACGGCAAAGGCGACGACCGTAGGCGGCACATGAAGACTCTCAAATGTGCCCGACATTGAATCCTTGCCGCCGATGGCAGGCACACGAAGCTCATGCTGCGCCCACAGTGCGCCCAAAAGCGCCGCAAACGGCATGCCCCACTTCTCGGGATCTTTGCCGAGACTCTCAAAGTACTCCTGAAAGGAGAGTCGCACCGTCGCCGCGTCCGCTCCGAGCGCCACCATCTTCGTGACCGCCTCGACGATGGCATAGAGCGCCCCGTGGAACGGACTCCACTCCGACAGATACGGGTCGAAGCCGAAGGTCATCGCCGTCGCCGTATCCGTTTCGCCCTTCTTCACGGGAATTTTTGCGACCATGCCCTGCTGCGGCGACAGCTGATCCTTGCCGCCAAACGGCATCAGAACCGTGCCCGCGCCGACCGTAGAGTCAAAGCGCTCGGCAAGACCCTTCTGACTGGCAACATTGAGATCGGCAAGGTTTGCATGCCACGCCGCCGTGAGGTCGCGCTGGTTCTTGACGACAGCAGGCGGCAGCTGGCGCAGATAATTCGTCTCCACGTCGGGCGATTTCAAGGCGACACGCGCGTGCTGCTTGACGCCGTTCGTATCGAGGAAGACCCGCGCGAGGCTCACGATCCTCTGCCCGCGCCAGACCATCTCAAGCCTGCCCGTATCCGTGACCTGAGCGATCGGCGTCGCCTCCAGATTCTCGCGAGCAGCAAACGCCGTGAGGACGGGCAGAGCCTCGGGACGCATGACGACGGCCATGCGCTCCTGCGACTCGGAAATGGCAAGCTCCGTGCCGTCGAGTCCCTCATACTTCTTCTTCACGGCATCAAGGTCGATCGCCAGGGACGGCGCAAGCTCACCGACGGCGACGGCGACGCCGCCCGCACCGAAGTCGTTGCAGCGCTTGATGAAGCGGCTGACCTCAGGATGGCGGAAGAGGCGCTGGATCTTGCGCTCCGTCGGCGCATCGCCCTTCTGCACCTCGGCGCCCGCCGTCGTCAGCGAGGCCTCCGTGTGCACCTTCGACGATCCCGTCGCGCCGCCGCAGCCGTCGCGTCCCGTGCGGCCGCCGACCAAGACGACGACGTCGCCCGGCTCCGGCGCCTGGCGCACGACGTCCGCCTGCGGCGCGGCGCCGATGACGGCACCGATCTCCATGCGCTTCGCCATGTAGCCCTCGTGGTAGAACTCATGCACCTCGCCCGTCGCAAGGCCGATCTGGTTGCCGTAGGAGCTGAAGCCTGCCGCCGCCCCCTGCGTGATCTTCTTCTGCGGCAGTTTGCCCGGCAATGTATCGGCAATCTTGCCGCGCGGGTCGGCAGCGCCAGTCACACGCATCGCCTGATAGACGTAGGAACGCCCCGACAGAGGATCGCGGATCGCGCCGCCAAGGCACGTCGCCGCACCGCCGAACGGCTCGATCTCCGTAGGATGGTTGTGCGTCTCGTTCTTGAACATCACGAGCCAATTTTCTTCCTTGCCGTCAATCTCCACAGGCACAACGATGCTGCACGCGTTGACCTCATCAGAAGCGTCGAGATCTTCCAAAAGCCCTTGCTGACGCAGCGCCTTCATGCCGATGCACGCGAGATCCATCAAGGAGACGTCCGCTGACTTTCCCGCATGAACCTTCTCGCGGTCGAGCATGTAGAGCTTCAATGCCTGTGCGAGCATCGGCGCATACTTGCCGTTGCCAAAGTCCACCTTGTCGATGACCGTCGTGAACGTCGTATGGCGGCAGTGGTCAGACCAATACGTGTCGATGACGCGAAGCTCCGTGATCGTCGGCTCACGCTTCTCCGCCGAGGCAAAATACTTCTGGCAGAACTGCAGGTCCTCCAGACTCATGGCAAAGCCGCGCTCTTTCAACAAGTTCCCGAGCGCCGCCGCATCCATGCGGCAGAATCCCGCAAGCTTCTCTACATCGGCAGGCTCTTCGATCTTCTCCGCAAGCGTCGCCGGCTTCTGCAAAGCGGCCTCACGGCTTTCGACCTTGTTGATGCAGTACGCCTTAATCTTCGCTAAAAGATCTGCCGAAATCGTGCCGACGATCACGTAGACGATCGCCGTGCGAATCGTCGGACGTTCCTTCTGCGTCACGAGCTGCACGCACTGCGCCGCCGAATCGGCACGCTGGTCGTACTGCCCCGGCAGATACTCGACGGCGAACGCCTTCGACTCAGGAAAGTCGGGCAGTTTCTCCTCGTAGACCGTATCGACGGGCGGCTCAACGAAGACGACGTCGCGCACCGCCTTGTATTCATCGTCCGAAAGCCCCTCGATGTCGTAGCGAATGAAGATGCGCACCGCCTTGAGCTCCGTCGCCAGGCGGAACGTCTCCGTCAGGTCGTCACAAAGCTGCTGCGCGGGGATGTCGAAATAACCCTGCCTCTTCTCTACAAAAAGTCTTCTTACACTCATGCCCACAAACCATCCTCTCTGTTCAGTTCCCCTGGATCTTCTCTCGTTTTGTCAGCCCTTCATCAACTCCAAATCGATCTTCACGACGACCTTCGTCACGTCCGCCGGATACTCGTCGAGCACCGAAACGCCCGGACGATGCACGTCCTCCGGATAGAGCACGGCATAGCTTCCCGCCTTGAGCAGGATGCTGCTCTCGGGAATCAGGGCGCGATAAAAGATGATGTCCCGCGCCTCATCATAAGGCTCCATCTCCACGAGGTCGGGACTCATCGGACACCAGCCGAGAAACTCCTCGCCGTCTGCGACATACTGAACATCCACGAATTTTCGATGCGCCTCGGGAGCGCACTCTGCCTGCGGCCGCGTCGTATAGCGCGAAAGCAGCGCGAAGATCTTGTCGCCGTCAATCTCGTGACGCCCTTCCGGCATATTGCGGAAGTCCTGTGCGCGCAAGAAGGCAAGCGCTTTCATCAGAGCCGCCGAATATCCCTTCTGCTCATCCTTCGATACCCCGATGATGCCCGTCATCATAAGCAATCCTCCTTCGCTATAGGAAGCACAGACAAATTCAGCGCTTCCCCAAAAAAGCGATTGATTTCCCCATTTATTCTATGCTATTATCCTTTATAGCGTTTCTTTTATATTATATGATGAAAGACCAATATCCGCAAGTGCGTGAATTGGGGCAGAGAAGGAGAAATGACTATGCGCGAACTCTTGGAACTCTTAGAGCACGACGCCCGCCGTCCCGTCGGCGAGATCGCTGCCGTGCTCAAGAAAAGCGAGTACGAGGTGGAAAAGGACATCCGGGGGCTGGAGCAGGACAAGATCATCCTCAGCTACAACACCTTGATCAACTGGCAGAAATTTGGCGACGACACGGTCACGGCGATCATCGAGGTCAACCTCACGCCCGAGCGTGAAGTCGGCTTCGACGCCATCGCCGAGCGCATCTATCGCTTTGAAGAGGTGCGCACCGTCTACCTCATGAGCGGCAGCTTCGATCTCCTCGTCATCATCGAGGGAAAATCGCTGCAGGACGTCGCCAACTTCGTCGCGACGCGCCTCTCGACGATCGATGGCGTCACGCAGACGCGCAGTCACTTCATGCTCAAGGCGTACAAGAAGGACGGCACGATTATCGACGACAAGGAGAAGGATCGCCGGCTGGTGGTGTCGCCATGACGAACTGGAAGGAGCGCATCTCACCCGCCGTCCATGCCGTGCCGCCCTCAGGCATAAGAAAATACTTCGACATCGCCGCCGAGATGGAGGACGTCGTATCCTTGGGCGTCGGCGAACCGGACTTCATCACGCCGTGGTCGATCCGCGAAAGCTGTGTCCACGGGCTTGAACAGGGCTACACCTCCTACACGGCGAACCGCGGCATGCTCGAACTGCGTGAAGAAATTGCCGCGCACTACGCGAGCCGCTACGGCATTTCCTATGAACCGGCAAAAGACATCCTCATCACCGTCGGCGTCAGCGAGGCGCTCGACATCGCCATGCGCGCCATACTCTCGCCCGGCGATGAAGTCTTGATTCCCGAGCCTTGCTACGTCTCCTACCAAGCCTGCGTGACCTTTGCGGGCGGCAAGCCCGTGCCCGTCGCCGCAAAACTCGAAAACGACTTCCGCATCACGCCCGAAGAACTTGAGCCGCACGTGACGAAGCGAACGAAGGCGCTTCTGATCGGCTACCCGAACAACCCGACGGGCGCCGTCATGGCGAAGGACGACCTTCAGAAGATCGCCGCCTTCGCCGAAAAGCACGATCTCATCGTCGTCTCCGACGAGATCTACGGCGACCTCACCTACGGCGGCATGGAGCACACGGCATTCTCCTCGCTGCCTGGCATGAAGGAGCGCACGATTCTCTTGAACGGCTTCTCCAAGGCCTACGCCATGACGGGCTGGCGCATCGGCTATGCGCTCGGCAACCCCGACTTCATCGCCGCCATGACGAAGATCCATCAGTACACGATGCTCTGCGCACCCATCACGGCGCAGATCGCCGCCGTCGAAGCTCTGCGCCGCGGCGAAAAGTACATGAAAAAAATGGTCGCCGAATACGACCGCCGCCGCCGCCTCATCTACGACGGTTTCCAGAAACTCGGTCTTTCGTGCTTCGAGCCGAAAGGCGCCTTCTACATCTTTCCGAACATCACGTCGAGCGGCTACACGGATGAAGAATTTGCCGAAAACCTGCTCATCAAGGAGCACGTCGCCCTCGTCCCCGGCAGCGCCTTCGGCGAAAGCGGCAAGGGACACATCCGCTGTTCCTACGCGACTTCCATCGACAAGATTTCCGAGGCCCTCGCAAGGATCGGCAACTTCCTCAAGAATCATCGGAAATAAGAGAAAGAAAAGCCTCGCCTATGCGTCCTCTCGCCTGAGAGGCCTTCAAAGCGGGGCTTTCTCATCTCTTCCTGATTCCAAGAAAAAGGAGTTCACTCTATGCATTTTGCAAACTACCGCACATCCATCATCTTGGCAATCACCTTCACGCTCCTGCTCTCCGCTTTCTGGTTCTTTCCCGATCTCGCCTTCATCATCTTTCTCTCGCTCCTCCTGCAGCTCCTCCTGCAGCCCCCCGTCGATTTCCTGCAGCGCAAACGAGTGCCGCGCGTACTCGCGGCGGGACTCATTGTCATCGCCTTCATCGCACTTCTCACGGGTCTGGTCGTCCTTCTCTCACTCTCCTTCGTTCCTACCTTCCGAAACTTTGTCTCCGACTTGCCGAACATCACCTTGAGCCTGCAGAACATCCCCTTCGTGTCAGATTCCGACTTGCTGCGCAGCGAACTGAGCGACGTCCTCGCAGATCTGCGCAGCCTCGGCACAGACCTGCTGAAATCCTCGCTGACCTTCCTCCTGGAAATCTTCGGGAAGTTCATGGCATTCGTCATCATCATCTTCGTGACCTTCTACCTCTTGAAGGATGGAAAGAACATACGAAACTGGCTCGCCGGACTCTTCCCACAAGCCTCGCGGCGACGCGTGCTCAACCTCTTCAACGATATCCTGCGCGCGCTGCGCGTCTACATATTCAGCCAGATCGTCATGTGCGCCATCACGGGCACGGTCGTCTTCCTCTATTTCGAGTTCACGGGACTTCCCTACGCCTCTGTCTTCGCCTTTCTGTCGGGACTCGGTGAATTCGTCCCCGTGCTCGGACCGACGGCGGCCTCAGCATTCGGCATCTTTCTGACTGCCACCGAATCGCGCGGCCTCGTTCTGCAGACCGCCCTCTTCTACATCGTGCTCACGCAGGTCAACCACAACTTCGTCTACCCGACGCTCATCGGCAAATCGCTGAACCTCCACCCCGTCGCCATCATCCTCGGCGTCATCTTCGGAGGCGAAATCTTAGGGCCTGCCGGCATGTTCCTGGCCGTTCCCTTCATCGTCATCGTGAAGCTCGTGATTGCCGACATCTACCACGATCGTCAAGAAGTCGTGCGGCAAAATGATGAAGAAACGTAATTACAACACTGCATCTAAAAAAGGGGCTGCTGCATGAGTCAGATTCGACTCATGCAGCAGCCCCTTTTTCTATTCCGCGTTTCTTACGCCTGCACAATCTTGCTGAAGTCAGCGGCCTCGCGCAGGAGATCGTCGATCCCCTTCAAGAGGCTCAGGCGATTTCTTCGAATCTTCTCGTCGTCTGCCATGACCATGACGGCGTCAAAAAAGGCGTTGATCGGCTCGGCGAGATCCTTGAAATCGTCGATGGCGCCAACGAAGTCGTGCGCCTCGATGAGGCTCTCAGCTGCACTCCTAGCGGAGGTGTAGGCCTTCATCAGTTCCTTCTCCTCGTCCGTCTCGAAGAGCGCTGCATCGACGTGCACTTCGCCCTTCTCCGCCTTCGCCGCGAGGTTCGCCACGCGCACGAAGGCCTGCACGGCGTCCGCCATGCCGGGCGCGGCAAGCTGCTCTCTGACCGCCTTCGCCGCGAGCAGCACGCGGCGCACGTCGTCGACATTGCCGAGCACAGCGTCAGCGATGTCGTAGCGTATGCCCTCTTCGGCGAGCACGTTCTTGAGGCGCAGACGCATGAAATCGGCGACGTCCGCCTGCATCTTCTCGCACACCGCCGCATCCGTGATCTTGAGCAGATCCATCGTCCAGTCCACGAGGTCATGCAGGGATATGGCAACGCCCGCCTCGATGATGCTGTGCACCATGCCGAGCGCCTGGCGGCGCAGGGCAAAGGGATCTTGAGAACCCGTCGGAATCAGGCCGCGACTGAACGTCGCGACGATGTTGTCCATCTTGTCCGCGAGACTCACGACGAGTCCCGCACGCGTCTTTGGCTGCGCATCGCCCGCGAAGCGCGGCATGTAGTGCTCGTCGATCGCGAGGGCTACGTCCTCGCCCTCGCCGTCGAGACGCGCGTACTCCTTGCCCATGACGCCCTGCAGCTCCGTGAACTCCGTGACCATTCCCGTCACGAGATCCGCCTTGGAAAGGAGCGCTGCACGCATCGCCGCTTTCTTCTCGGCATCATTCGCATCGATGGCGTCAGCGATTTTTCCTGCGAGCTTTTCGAGACGCAGTGACTTGTCGTAGACCGTGCCAAGCCCTTCCTGGAACACGACGGTCTTGAGCTTTTCCAAATGCTCTGCAAGACTCTTCTTCCTGTCCTCGTCGAAGAAGAACTGCGCGTCGGCGAGGCGCGCGCGCAGCACGCGCTCGTTGCCGTGCTGCACCGTCTCAAGGTACTCTTTCCCGCCGTTTCGCACCGTGAGGAAGAGCGGCAGGAGCTTGCCGTCCGCCGACTTCACGGGGAAGTAGCGCTGATGGTCGCGCATCGGCGTGATGACGGCGTCGGGCGGCAGAGCGAGATACTTGTCCTCGAAGCTTCCCGCGAGCGCTGTCGGATACTCGACGAGGTAAAGCACCTCTTCGAGGAGGTTCGGCGTGATTTCCGCCGTGCCGCCATGCGCCTTCGCCGCTTCGACGAGTCCCTCCTCAATGAGAGCCTTGCGCCGCGCGGGATCGACGATGACGAAGGCCTTCTCGCACGCCTCCTCGTAATGCGCGGCATCCTCAATCGTGAAGTCGCCTGTGCTGAGGAAACGATGGCCGCGCGATGTATTGCCGCTCTTGACACATGCAAGCTCGAAGGGCACGATCCTATCGCCGTAGAGCGCGACGAGCCAGCGCAGGGGACGAATGAAGCGGAAGTCGAGGTCGCCCCAGCGCATGCTGTTCGGAAGCGGAAGACCTGAAATGAGCTCGGGCAGCATCTTTGCCAGCACCTTTTCCGCACTCTCTCCCGCTTCTTCGACGAGCGCATAGACGTAGCCGTCTCGCACGACGAGATCTTGCGCCTTGATTCCCTGCCCGCGCGCGAAGCCTTCCGCCGCCTTCGTCGGCTTGCCTGCCGCATCAAACGCCACTTGCACGGAGGGACCACGCTTCTCCTCGGCGACGTCCTCCTGCTTTTCTGCGAGTCCTTCGACGACGAGCGCGAGGCGGCGCGGCGTGCCGAGCGTCCGCACCGCGCCGTGCGCGAGGCGCAGTTCCTTCAGAGCCTTCTTCGCGTTCTCGCCAAGCTCTTTAAGCATCCCGGGCATCGCATGTGCCGGAATTTCCTCCGTACCGATCTCCAACAACAAATCCTTGCTCATGCTTTTGCCCCCCTCTTCAGCATCGGATAGCCGAGTTCCTCGCGCTGCTTCAGATAGCACTGGGCGCAGAGACGCGCGAGCCTTCTCACGCGCCCGATGAACGCCGTGCGCTCCGACACACTGATCGCGCCGCGCGCGTCGAGCAGATTGAAGGCGTGCGAGCACTTCAAAACGTAATCGTAGGCGGGATGGACGCGCCCCAGCTCAATGATGCGCACGGCCTCCTTCTCGTACTTGTCAAAAAGATCGAAGAGAAGAGCCTCATCCGACAGGTCAAAGGAATACGCCGACTGCTCGACTTCGTTCTGATGGAAGACGTCGCCGTACGTATAATCTGCCGTCCACTGGATGTCGAAGACGTTCTCGACGCCCTGGATGTACATGGCAAGACGCTCCAGCCCATAGGTGATCTCTGAAGAGACGGGCTTGACGTCCACGCTGCCGACCTGCTGGAAATAGGTGAACTGCGTGATCTCCATGCCGTCGAGCCAGACTTCCCAGCCAAGACCCCATGCACCCAAAGTCGGCGACTCCCAGTTGTCCTCGACGAAGCGTATGTCGTGCTGCTTGGGATCGATGCCGAGGCTTTCAAGACTTTCGAGGTAAAGCTCCTGAATATTGTCAGGCGACGGCTTCATGATGACCTGGAACTGATGGTGCTGATACAGACGATTCGGATTGTCGCCGTAGCGCCCGTCCGCCGGGCGGCGCGAAGGCTCGACATAGGCGACGTTCCACGGCTCCGGCCCCAAGACGCGCAGGAAGGTTGACGGATTCATCGTGCCCGCGCCCTTCTCCACGTCGTACGGCTGCGCCAGGATGCAGCCTTGCTCGCTCCAGAACTTCTGCAGAGCGAGGATGATCTCCTGAAACTTCAAATCGAACAACTCCTTATCTCGCGAAACGGACAAAAAAACGCCCCGCCCCGCAACAAAAATGTCACAGGGACGAGACGTATCCCGCGGTTCCACCCTGATTGGCGTCGCCGCACAGCAAAGCACGCTACGGCAAACGCCCACCTTGAATTTTATTGAACTGCTGCTCCAAAGCGCCCGTCACTCCCAAGAACCGCGCAAAAATCGTGCGCCGCCCTGACGGTCTTCCACTGCCACCGTCTCGCTGTACGGAAGTTCCTTTTCTCCTTCATCGCATGTTTAGTTTAGCAAAGGACATGACGGCTGTCAATGGCAGGAATGAATCTTCGTTCCAACGCCCGTTTCCCCACGCGCCGCCTTCCAGCCGAGCGCCGCCTGCCTCGCACGGATGAAATCGGCGTAGATGCCGCGCTCTTGCAAAAGTTCCTCATGCGTGCCGCGCTGCACAATCCTTCCCTCAGAGACGACGATAATCTGCCGCGCGTTCCGCACGGTGTTGAGTCGATGCGCGATCATGATGACCGTCTTACCTTTCGTCAGCGATTCCATCGCCTTTTGCAGACGGTCTTCGTTCTCGGGATCTACATTCGCCGTCGCCTCATCGAAGATGATGATCGGCGCGTCCTTCAAGATGGCACGCGCGATGGAAATACGCTGGCGCTCACCGCCCGAAAGGCTCGCACCGCCGTCTCCAATCACGGTATCGTAGCCCTCGGGCAGCGCCTCGATGAAGTCGTGGCAGCATGCTTCGCGTGCAGCGGCGACAACTTCCTCGTGCGTTGCCGTCGGCTTGCCGAAACGGATGTTGTTTTCTACCGTATCACAGAAAAGATAGACATTCTGGAAGACGATGCTGATCTGTCGCATCAAAGATTCGAGCGTGTAGTCGCGCACATCATGTCCGCCGACCTTGATGCTGCCGTCCGCCACATCCCAGAAGCGTGCGATGAGATGGCAGAGCGTCGTCTTGCCCGAGCCGCTCGGGCCGACGATCGCCGTCAAGGCGCGCTCAGGAATCGTCAATGAAACATCATCAAGAATCTTGCGCGTACCGTAGAAAAAGTCGACGTGTTCGAAGGAAACATCGTGATGCTCCGGCTCAATGTCCGTGCCGCCCGAATCCATCTGCGGCAGATCCGCCGCCCGCTCCGCCTGCTCGATGGAGCTTGTCACAACGCGCAGGATCATCAACATGCTTCCCGTCGACTCAATCTGCGAGAAAATCAGAAACGAGAGCACCATTCCCATGAGAGCTGTCAGAAGATCCATCGTACCTGCCTCGTGAGAAAACAATGCGACGAGCATGATCAAGACGCTGAAGAGGCGCAGCGTCGTCTCCTGCGCGATGGCGTACGGCGTGAAGATCCTTTCGATGGCGAGATTCGCCGCACGGCTCTCATCAAGGGCTTCACGCACGCGCGCATCGCCCTTGCCGCGCAGGTTGAACGCCTTGATGACGGGCATTCCCTCGATCTGCTCCAGAACCGCCTCGACCAGTTTCGCCTGCGCCTTCTGCCGCTTCGGTGCAAGGCTGCGCGACTTCTTTTCCACCGAGGAGGTCACGAACAAGTAGCAAAAGACGCCGAGAATAAAGAGCACGCCGATGCGCCACTGCCAGAAAAGCAGCATGGGCATGAGGATCAGCGTATTCAAAAAGCCGCTCAAAAGGGTGACCAAGAGGCGCGGCGCCGTGTTCTCCACATCGTTCAGAACCGTCGTCGCAACACCCGTAAGCTCACCTCTGCTGCTTTCGTCAAAATAGCCCATGGGAACCGCCTTGAGCTTGTCGCCGATGGCGATGCGCTTTTGTGCCACCATGAAGTAGCCGGCATGGACGCGCTGCAGCTGCGAAAAATAATGGGCAACTGCCCTGCCCGTCACGCTCAATGTGAGCAGCCCCAGAGAAGAAAGCGCCGCCTCCGCCGTAGCCCTTCCTTCGACCAAGGCCTGCAAGACGATGTAGATCGCCGTGATCTGCAGGATGTGGAAGAGTGCGTAAACAACGCCCAGAGCGAGCGACTTGTTGAGGTTTCCCCGCTCCTTTCCCGCAAAATGCCAAATCATCTTCAGCGCTTCAAGCATGGCAATCACCATCCTTTGCCCCGACATGCGCGTGCCACATCGCGCGATACGCTGCGCTCTTTTCAAGCAGCTCCTCGTGCGTGCCGCTCGCCGCAACCATGCCCGCCTCTATGAGGAAGATCTTGTCGGCGTCCGTAATCGTCGACAGCCGATGTGCGATGATGATGACCGTCTTCCCCGCGATGAGGCGTGCGACCGCCCGCTGCAGGATCGCCTCGTTCTCAGGATCGACATAGGCCGTCGCCTCGTCGAGCACGACGATCGGCGCATCCTTCAAGACGGCGCGCGCGATGGCGATGCGCTGACGCTCGCCGCCCGATACATGACTGCCGCCCGTGCCGACGCGCGTGTCATAACCATGCGCAAGCCGCAGGATGAAGTCTTCGCATCCCGCAGCTCGCGCGGCGCGCTCGACCTCCTCGTCGGAGGCCTGCGGCCTGCCCATGCGAATGTTCTCACGAATGCTGTCGTCGAAGAGATAGGCATCCTGTGCAACGAAGGAAACGAGATCATAGAGCTGCGCGAGCGGAATATCCGTACTCTCCCTGCCGCCGATCTTCAAGCTGCCCGAATCTATATCCCAATAGCCGGCAATCAGGCGTGCGAGCGTCGTCTTGCCGCTGCCGCTCTGTCCGACGAATGCGTTCAAGGTATGCGGTGCAAGCGCAAGGCTCACGCCGTGCAGCACTTCCTTGCCGTCTTGGTAGGAAAAGCGCACATCCGTAAGCTCGATGCCCGCATCGAAAAGCTCGACATCCGATGTGCCATGATGCTGCTCCTCCGCTCTCAGCAGCTTGTCAGTCGAAGCGACGACTGTCCCGACCTGCGACACCGTGTCAATGAACCCCATGGCCTCGATCAACGGCCCTGCGACTCCCAGAGAA is from Selenomonas sputigena ATCC 35185 and encodes:
- a CDS encoding ABC transporter ATP-binding protein, encoding MDAKSALLRLWELDEEEHGRLLFSIFLSVTAVLCGLVPYFVVSSLLAALLAGQGLQRDEVFLLCFAAFVGYLLRSVLYAYALSVSHKAAFSVLREVRWKILQKLPKLPLGTVTDLPVGEVKHIIVDQVESTERTLAHLLPELTANLVGPFCIFFYLLVLDWRMALLAIVSIPVGLFCLSFAMRDYKERFEASVAATETMNAAIVEYIGGIEVIKAFNQGAASYEKFSRSIAANAAYFYQWMKDCQFPISLAMTIAPTTLLTVLPGGWLLYMQDCMSMEVFVTAVILSLGVAGPLIEAMGFIDTVSQVGTVVASTDKLLRAEEQHHGTSDVELFDAGIELTDVRFSYQDGKEVLHGVSLALAPHTLNAFVGQSGSGKTTLARLIAGYWDIDSGSLKIGGRESTDIPLAQLYDLVSFVAQDAYLFDDSIRENIRMGRPQASDEEVERAARAAGCEDFILRLAHGYDTRVGTGGSHVSGGERQRIAIARAVLKDAPIVVLDEATAYVDPENEAILQRAVARLIAGKTVIIIAHRLSTITDADKIFLIEAGMVAASGTHEELLEKSAAYRAMWHAHVGAKDGDCHA
- a CDS encoding ABC transporter ATP-binding protein, with the translated sequence MLEALKMIWHFAGKERGNLNKSLALGVVYALFHILQITAIYIVLQALVEGRATAEAALSSLGLLTLSVTGRAVAHYFSQLQRVHAGYFMVAQKRIAIGDKLKAVPMGYFDESSRGELTGVATTVLNDVENTAPRLLVTLLSGFLNTLILMPMLLFWQWRIGVLFILGVFCYLFVTSSVEKKSRSLAPKRQKAQAKLVEAVLEQIEGMPVIKAFNLRGKGDARVREALDESRAANLAIERIFTPYAIAQETTLRLFSVLIMLVALFSHEAGTMDLLTALMGMVLSFLIFSQIESTGSMLMILRVVTSSIEQAERAADLPQMDSGGTDIEPEHHDVSFEHVDFFYGTRKILDDVSLTIPERALTAIVGPSGSGKTTLCHLIARFWDVADGSIKVGGHDVRDYTLESLMRQISIVFQNVYLFCDTVENNIRFGKPTATHEEVVAAAREACCHDFIEALPEGYDTVIGDGGASLSGGERQRISIARAILKDAPIIIFDEATANVDPENEDRLQKAMESLTKGKTVIMIAHRLNTVRNARQIIVVSEGRIVQRGTHEELLQERGIYADFIRARQAALGWKAARGETGVGTKIHSCH